One window of the Nitrospira sp. genome contains the following:
- a CDS encoding response regulator, with amino-acid sequence MESVAHPKLRVLMVEDEEDTASLLRFLLERASYQVIHAKDGRQAQELADTIAPPDIVLLDVMLPFLSGLQVLTYLRKRDGWGKVPIVMLTADGSEHDIKRALETGASDYMVKPFNPRELTSRLKRFVGQAA; translated from the coding sequence ATGGAAAGCGTCGCACATCCCAAACTCAGGGTACTTATGGTGGAAGATGAGGAAGACACGGCGAGCCTCCTGAGGTTTCTTCTCGAACGGGCGAGTTACCAAGTCATCCACGCCAAAGACGGCCGGCAGGCCCAGGAACTCGCCGATACCATCGCGCCACCGGATATTGTATTGCTGGATGTGATGCTCCCGTTTCTGAGCGGACTACAGGTGCTCACCTATCTCAGAAAGCGTGACGGCTGGGGAAAGGTGCCGATCGTGATGCTGACGGCCGACGGCAGCGAGCACGATATCAAACGCGCATTGGAGACCGGCGCCAGCGATTATATGGTCAAGCCGTTCAACCCGCGCGAACTGACCAGTCGACTGAAACGGTTCGTCGGCCAGGCAGCCTGA
- a CDS encoding Hpt domain-containing protein, whose product MSETAPVASDLGTGPLPVVVDSSFEPLIPKFMANRTKEIMTMTDAVDKQDFDTIKRVAHGMKGVSGSYGFHAMTTIAGHVEAAAKVADDASIRKHLVTLAAYLERVQITYE is encoded by the coding sequence ATGAGCGAGACGGCACCTGTGGCATCCGACCTCGGGACCGGACCCCTTCCGGTGGTGGTGGACTCATCATTCGAGCCACTGATCCCCAAATTCATGGCCAACCGGACCAAAGAAATCATGACGATGACCGACGCCGTCGACAAACAGGACTTCGACACGATCAAGCGAGTCGCCCACGGCATGAAAGGGGTCAGCGGCAGTTACGGCTTTCACGCCATGACCACCATCGCAGGTCACGTGGAAGCGGCGGCCAAAGTCGCCGATGACGCCTCCATTCGAAAACACCTCGTGACGCTGGCGGCATACCTTGAACGTGTTCAGATCACCTATGAGTAA
- a CDS encoding response regulator — translation MESIPFDLHELIDRTAESMAVLAHAKHITLLAFVHPQVPISILGDPTRLRQVLVSLVGNAVKFTEQGEVVIRVEPVPEPEMAGALRVSVSDTGIGIPRDKIAAIFQNFTQGDSSTTRKYGGTGLGLSLSQRLIDMMGSRLTAESILGQGSTFSFILPPVSMPTTESPSAAPSVDLQGRRILVVDGNPVSRMIIQAHLSDLGATIIESHTGTSALATLDAAHARHEPMDLAIVDSHLPDQHGMSLAQALRQRADTVAMPVVLHTEEVRHATARYTDTVTIAGYLYKPLSRTRLLNAVNSALRTPAPPQAVQPPSANHSSTSDPHPLRVLLVEDMEDNRVLITLFLKALSCRLDLAEHGAEGVNTFQAGRYDLVLMDIQMPIMDGYAATRAIRAWETTEGREATPIIALTASAFEEDIEKARAAGVTAYLTKPIKKHTLLEAVRRYLPSSSGKEAA, via the coding sequence ATGGAATCCATCCCCTTCGACCTTCATGAACTCATCGATCGGACTGCGGAATCGATGGCCGTCCTGGCCCACGCCAAACACATCACCCTCCTGGCCTTCGTACATCCGCAGGTCCCCATTTCAATCCTTGGCGATCCAACACGTCTGCGGCAGGTCCTCGTGAGCCTGGTCGGGAATGCGGTCAAATTTACGGAGCAGGGCGAAGTGGTGATTCGAGTGGAGCCGGTTCCTGAGCCTGAAATGGCCGGTGCCCTGCGTGTTTCCGTCTCGGATACCGGCATCGGGATCCCGCGCGACAAGATCGCTGCCATCTTCCAGAATTTCACGCAAGGAGACTCCTCCACAACCCGCAAGTATGGCGGCACCGGGCTCGGCCTGAGTCTGTCACAACGACTTATCGACATGATGGGAAGCCGACTCACGGCTGAGAGCATCCTCGGGCAAGGCAGCACCTTTTCGTTCATCCTTCCCCCTGTGTCAATGCCCACTACCGAATCCCCATCGGCGGCGCCATCGGTCGATCTGCAGGGCCGTCGAATCCTCGTCGTCGACGGCAACCCCGTCAGCCGAATGATCATCCAGGCGCACCTTTCCGACCTCGGTGCCACCATCATCGAATCGCACACCGGCACATCCGCCCTGGCTACCCTGGATGCAGCTCACGCACGACATGAACCCATGGACCTGGCCATCGTCGACAGCCACTTACCCGATCAACACGGCATGTCCCTGGCGCAGGCCCTACGGCAGCGCGCAGACACCGTGGCGATGCCCGTGGTCTTACACACCGAGGAGGTGCGCCACGCCACCGCTCGCTATACCGATACCGTGACCATTGCTGGCTACTTATACAAACCCCTCAGCCGCACCAGACTCCTGAACGCCGTCAACAGCGCGCTGCGGACACCAGCGCCTCCGCAAGCCGTTCAGCCGCCAAGCGCGAATCACTCCTCAACGTCCGACCCCCACCCGCTCAGGGTGCTGCTTGTCGAAGACATGGAAGACAATCGAGTCCTGATCACGTTGTTTCTGAAAGCCCTGTCCTGCCGCCTTGATCTGGCAGAACACGGCGCAGAGGGGGTGAACACGTTTCAAGCCGGCCGGTACGACCTGGTCCTGATGGATATTCAGATGCCGATCATGGACGGGTATGCTGCGACCCGCGCGATTCGCGCATGGGAAACCACGGAGGGGCGTGAGGCGACCCCGATCATCGCGCTGACAGCGAGTGCCTTTGAAGAGGACATCGAGAAGGCCCGCGCGGCCGGTGTCACCGCCTACCTGACCAAACCCATCAAAAAACACACGTTGCTGGAGGCCGTGCGGCGCTACCTACCATCCAGCTCCGGGAAGGAGGCGGCCTGA
- a CDS encoding NAD(P)-dependent oxidoreductase has product MNVALLGTGLLGEAVAERLHAAGHSLSVYNRSAGKTQRLRQLGVAVAPTAAEAMSKADVVLLLLADEAAIRAVLLDTKNRSAISGRMVIQMGTIGPAESRSIQAEITRLGGRYVEAPVLGSIAEAKTGTLLIMVGGTPEDYAEWTPLLQTLGSDVRLVGPVGKAAVMKLALNQLIAAEMAAFALSLGLIREGGVDQDTFMEVLRKSALYATMYDKKLPRLAKRQYEQPNFSTRHLLKDVDLFLAAAQQARLSTEGLQGVRSLLTGTIAQGLGEMDYSALYEQVDPGEGTHR; this is encoded by the coding sequence ATGAACGTCGCTCTGCTCGGGACAGGATTGTTGGGAGAAGCGGTCGCAGAGCGGCTGCATGCCGCGGGCCACTCCCTGTCGGTCTATAACCGCTCTGCTGGAAAAACCCAACGGCTGCGACAACTGGGCGTTGCTGTCGCTCCAACTGCGGCCGAGGCCATGTCCAAGGCAGACGTGGTACTGCTCCTGCTGGCAGACGAGGCCGCGATTCGTGCCGTCCTGCTCGATACGAAAAACCGTTCCGCGATCAGCGGGCGGATGGTGATCCAGATGGGAACGATCGGTCCTGCAGAGAGCCGCTCGATTCAGGCAGAGATCACTCGCCTGGGCGGCCGTTATGTGGAAGCGCCGGTCCTCGGCAGCATCGCGGAAGCAAAGACAGGCACCTTGTTGATCATGGTCGGTGGAACACCGGAGGACTATGCCGAATGGACGCCGTTGCTCCAGACCTTGGGATCAGACGTGCGCCTAGTCGGACCGGTGGGGAAGGCGGCCGTGATGAAGCTCGCGCTGAATCAGCTGATCGCTGCAGAAATGGCCGCCTTTGCTCTGAGTCTCGGACTGATTCGCGAAGGCGGAGTCGATCAGGACACATTTATGGAGGTCCTACGCAAAAGCGCGCTCTACGCCACGATGTACGACAAGAAATTACCGCGGCTGGCAAAGCGACAGTATGAACAGCCGAACTTTTCCACCCGGCATCTGCTCAAAGATGTCGACCTGTTCCTGGCGGCCGCTCAGCAGGCGCGCCTATCGACCGAAGGGCTTCAGGGTGTGCGATCGCTGCTCACCGGCACGATAGCCCAGGGCTTGGGAGAGATGGATTATTCAGCGCTCTATGAGCAGGTAGACCCTGGGGAAGGCACGCACAGGTAG
- a CDS encoding 3'(2'),5'-bisphosphate nucleotidase CysQ yields the protein MDRELALLSEAMHQAGREALRLSTAGFDTYTKADHSPVTSADLAVNRILHDCVSTAFPDDGWLSEETADTNARLSRTRVWIVDPIDGTRAFVRGVPEFCLSAALVEEGRPIVAAIFNPSTGEFFSAMRGRGFRIERLLKPVQPPFASTERPLALVNPWELRVGRFEALEPHVRCRPIGSIAYALALVAAGRADAAITLDGGNEWDIAAGVLLIEESGGQATTASGQPFAFNRSDPRLSGTLAIGSSLPAPARTHLIRHSTAQSGTRASQP from the coding sequence ATGGATCGTGAACTCGCCCTGTTGTCAGAGGCCATGCATCAAGCCGGTCGTGAAGCGCTTCGCTTGTCGACAGCCGGATTTGACACCTACACCAAGGCGGATCACTCACCAGTCACGTCCGCCGACCTCGCGGTCAATCGCATCCTGCACGACTGCGTGTCGACCGCCTTTCCTGACGACGGCTGGTTGTCCGAGGAAACGGCTGACACAAATGCGCGTCTGAGCCGCACCCGCGTCTGGATCGTCGATCCGATCGATGGGACACGCGCATTCGTGCGAGGGGTGCCGGAATTTTGTTTGTCGGCTGCCTTGGTCGAAGAGGGCCGGCCGATCGTTGCCGCCATCTTCAATCCATCGACCGGTGAATTTTTTTCAGCGATGCGCGGGCGGGGCTTCCGTATCGAGCGTCTCCTCAAGCCTGTCCAGCCGCCGTTTGCCTCGACCGAACGCCCGCTCGCGCTGGTGAATCCCTGGGAGCTTCGGGTCGGCCGGTTTGAGGCCTTAGAGCCACACGTTCGCTGCCGTCCGATCGGGTCCATCGCCTATGCTCTTGCGTTAGTGGCGGCCGGGCGAGCCGACGCGGCCATCACCCTGGATGGCGGCAATGAGTGGGACATTGCCGCCGGGGTCCTGCTCATTGAGGAAAGCGGGGGACAGGCTACCACGGCCTCCGGCCAACCGTTTGCCTTCAATCGCTCCGACCCCAGACTGTCGGGTACACTGGCGATCGGTTCGAGCCTGCCCGCGCCGGCACGCACGCACCTCATTCGACACAGCACCGCACAGTCCGGTACGCGTGCTTCACAGCCCTAG
- the corA gene encoding magnesium/cobalt transporter CorA — protein MKLKHKHSRKAGLPPGTLVHIGEKKSENVTITVYEYGEGQFQERSVARPEDVALTAEPTVRWVDVGGIHKMEVLEAFGKMFGLHPLLLEDIANTDQRPKLDDYGTYGYVVLKMLYEGQNEGDINVEQVSLVFGENFVLSFQENGGDVFQGVKERLRNGKGRLRHAGADYLLYALMDSIVDRYFVILETLGEKIEMLQDVCVTNPGPETLRDIHALKRQLLYFRRSVWPLRDLMNNLSRSDGQFLQGSTKVFFRDVYDHIIQIGDTVETLREMVSSMMEVYLSSVSYRLNGVMKVLTIITTIFMPLSFIASIYGMNFEHMPELKSPWGYPAVLGVMAVTGLAMLYFFKQKKWL, from the coding sequence ATGAAGCTGAAGCACAAACATTCCCGCAAAGCAGGCCTGCCGCCCGGCACGCTGGTCCACATCGGCGAAAAAAAGTCGGAGAACGTCACGATCACCGTGTACGAGTACGGTGAAGGGCAGTTCCAAGAGCGATCGGTCGCCAGGCCGGAGGACGTGGCCTTGACGGCAGAGCCGACGGTTCGCTGGGTCGACGTCGGGGGCATTCATAAGATGGAGGTGCTGGAAGCGTTCGGAAAGATGTTCGGCCTCCACCCGCTGCTGCTCGAAGACATCGCCAATACGGATCAGCGCCCAAAACTCGACGACTACGGCACCTACGGCTATGTGGTCTTGAAGATGCTCTATGAGGGGCAGAACGAAGGCGACATCAACGTCGAGCAGGTGAGCCTGGTCTTCGGGGAGAATTTTGTGCTGTCGTTTCAGGAAAACGGCGGCGATGTGTTTCAGGGGGTGAAGGAACGGTTGCGGAACGGGAAGGGTCGGTTACGCCATGCCGGCGCAGATTATCTGCTCTATGCGCTGATGGATTCGATCGTGGACCGCTACTTCGTGATCCTGGAGACATTGGGGGAGAAAATCGAGATGTTGCAAGATGTGTGTGTGACGAATCCCGGTCCGGAAACGCTGCGGGATATCCACGCGCTCAAACGGCAACTCCTGTACTTCCGACGCTCGGTCTGGCCGCTGCGAGACCTCATGAACAATCTCTCGCGGTCCGATGGGCAGTTTTTGCAGGGCTCCACCAAAGTCTTCTTCCGTGACGTCTACGACCACATCATTCAGATCGGCGACACCGTCGAAACTCTGCGGGAAATGGTGTCGTCGATGATGGAGGTCTATTTGTCCAGCGTCAGTTATCGGCTCAATGGCGTGATGAAGGTCTTGACGATCATCACGACCATTTTCATGCCGCTCAGTTTTATCGCCAGCATTTATGGGATGAATTTCGAGCACATGCCGGAGTTGAAATCGCCCTGGGGCTATCCAGCGGTGCTGGGCGTCATGGCCGTGACCGGTCTGGCGATGCTGTATTTCTTCAAGCAGAAAAAGTGGCTTTAA
- the leuD gene encoding 3-isopropylmalate dehydratase small subunit: MHAFTTLTGLVAPLDRVDVDTDQIIPKQFLKTIKRTGLREGLFYDWRRRKDGSQDPEFFLNQPRYQQASILLTRDNFGCGSSREHAPWALLDQGFRCVLAPSFADIFYNNCFQNGILPVVLKGSDIQALFDGVATREGYRLTIDLATQQVTTPEGTAYHFEIDPFRKDCLYRGLDAIGLTLQHAPQIGEYEQRRRTQAPWLFQDVK; encoded by the coding sequence ATGCATGCATTCACCACACTCACCGGCCTGGTCGCTCCCTTGGACCGGGTCGATGTCGATACTGATCAAATCATTCCCAAGCAGTTTTTGAAGACGATCAAGCGCACCGGTCTGCGGGAAGGGTTGTTCTATGATTGGCGGCGACGGAAAGATGGATCGCAGGATCCTGAGTTTTTCCTGAACCAACCACGTTATCAGCAGGCCTCAATTCTCCTGACGCGGGACAACTTCGGTTGCGGCTCTTCGCGCGAACATGCGCCCTGGGCCCTGCTCGATCAAGGCTTCCGATGTGTTCTCGCGCCCAGCTTCGCCGATATTTTTTACAACAACTGCTTCCAGAACGGCATTCTTCCGGTGGTCCTCAAGGGATCGGACATCCAGGCGCTGTTCGACGGCGTGGCCACCCGTGAGGGCTATCGATTGACCATCGACCTGGCAACCCAGCAGGTCACGACGCCGGAAGGCACGGCCTATCATTTCGAGATCGACCCCTTCCGCAAAGATTGTTTGTATCGCGGGTTGGATGCGATCGGCCTGACACTTCAGCACGCGCCGCAAATCGGGGAGTACGAACAACGGCGCCGCACCCAAGCTCCCTGGCTGTTTCAAGACGTGAAGTAA
- the leuC gene encoding 3-isopropylmalate dehydratase large subunit has product MAAHTLFEKIWNDHVVRAEPDGTTLLYIDRHLVHEVTSPQAFEGLTVAGRTPRRSAAALAVPDHNVPTTDRRVAIADPISAKQIQTLDDNCKTFGITLFGMNDIRQGVVHVIGPEQGFTLPGMTIVCGDSHTSTHGAFGALAFGIGTSEVEHVLATQCLVQKRPKTMEVRVDGQLSPRCSAKDIILAIIGKIGTAGGTGYVIEYTGSAIRALSMEGRMTLCNMSIEGGARAGMVAPDETTFAYIKGRPMAPKGALWDQAVAAWRNLHTDAGAKYDAVVELRAETIAPQVTWGTTPGMVTGVDGTVPDPSTMRDDKLRQATERAIEYMALKPGMPIREIKIDKVFIGSCTNSRIEDLRLAASFAKGKKVAGGVHAMVVPGSGLVKQQAEQEGLDRIFKESGFEWREAGCSMCLAMNADVLQPGERCASTSNRNFEGRQGAGGRTHLVSPAMAVAAAIEGHFVDIRQWS; this is encoded by the coding sequence ATGGCTGCACACACACTGTTCGAAAAAATTTGGAACGACCACGTGGTTCGGGCGGAACCGGACGGAACCACCTTGCTGTATATCGACCGCCATTTGGTGCACGAAGTCACCTCGCCGCAGGCTTTCGAAGGACTGACGGTCGCGGGCCGCACTCCGCGCCGATCGGCGGCCGCACTGGCGGTTCCCGACCATAATGTCCCGACGACCGATCGCCGCGTCGCCATTGCCGATCCGATCAGCGCCAAACAAATTCAAACGTTGGATGATAACTGCAAGACCTTTGGCATCACCCTGTTCGGCATGAACGACATCCGGCAAGGCGTGGTCCATGTCATCGGTCCCGAGCAAGGGTTCACCCTGCCGGGCATGACGATCGTCTGCGGAGACTCCCATACGTCAACTCACGGCGCCTTCGGCGCGCTCGCATTCGGCATCGGCACCAGCGAAGTCGAGCATGTGCTGGCAACGCAATGTCTGGTTCAGAAGCGCCCCAAGACGATGGAAGTCCGCGTAGACGGCCAACTGTCGCCGCGCTGTTCCGCGAAGGACATCATTCTGGCCATCATCGGCAAGATCGGCACGGCAGGCGGAACGGGCTACGTCATCGAATATACAGGCTCCGCCATTCGGGCGCTCAGCATGGAAGGCCGCATGACGCTGTGCAACATGTCGATCGAGGGCGGAGCCCGCGCCGGCATGGTGGCGCCGGATGAGACTACGTTCGCCTATATCAAAGGCCGTCCGATGGCTCCGAAGGGGGCGCTCTGGGACCAGGCGGTGGCAGCCTGGCGGAATCTCCACACCGATGCCGGCGCGAAGTACGATGCGGTCGTGGAATTACGCGCCGAGACGATTGCGCCGCAAGTGACGTGGGGAACCACACCCGGCATGGTCACCGGCGTGGATGGCACTGTGCCGGACCCCAGCACCATGAGGGATGACAAACTCCGCCAGGCCACCGAGCGGGCCATCGAATACATGGCTCTGAAACCCGGCATGCCGATTCGCGAGATTAAAATCGACAAGGTCTTCATCGGGTCCTGCACCAATTCACGGATCGAAGACCTCCGCCTTGCCGCCTCGTTTGCCAAAGGCAAGAAAGTCGCCGGCGGCGTGCACGCCATGGTCGTCCCCGGCTCCGGCCTGGTGAAGCAGCAGGCGGAACAAGAGGGACTGGATCGTATCTTCAAGGAGTCTGGCTTCGAATGGCGGGAGGCAGGATGCAGCATGTGTCTGGCCATGAATGCCGATGTCCTGCAGCCGGGTGAACGCTGCGCCTCGACCAGCAACCGGAACTTTGAAGGTCGTCAGGGGGCCGGAGGACGCACCCATCTGGTGTCGCCGGCCATGGCCGTGGCGGCCGCCATCGAAGGACATTTTGTCGATATTCGCCAGTGGTCATAA
- a CDS encoding MEKHLA domain-containing protein, translating to MAGGKPPCYYPSHAECGARFLPLSSAEEAVDDSIHVWRRPEVVEWSQQLLDSYRHCVGRDLLPRLGGSEAQAHALFHAPFVTVSHGTQDDPILNYGSQLALTLWEMTWEQLVQTPSRLTAEPVNRAERERMLERANLQGYLDNYQGVRISSSGRRFLIEQALVWTVVDQAGHRRGQAATFSHWTFL from the coding sequence TTGGCAGGCGGCAAGCCGCCGTGCTACTACCCATCGCATGCGGAATGCGGGGCTCGCTTTCTCCCGCTCTCTTCCGCCGAGGAGGCCGTGGACGATTCCATTCACGTATGGCGGCGACCGGAGGTTGTCGAATGGTCTCAGCAACTGCTCGACAGCTACCGCCACTGCGTCGGCCGGGACCTGCTGCCCCGGTTGGGCGGGTCTGAGGCACAGGCTCACGCATTGTTCCACGCCCCCTTTGTAACCGTGTCGCACGGGACGCAAGACGATCCGATCTTGAATTACGGATCGCAGCTTGCGCTGACGCTCTGGGAGATGACCTGGGAACAGCTCGTGCAGACCCCCTCCCGGTTGACGGCAGAACCGGTGAATCGTGCCGAACGGGAACGCATGCTCGAACGTGCCAACCTCCAGGGATATCTCGACAATTATCAGGGCGTCAGAATATCGAGCAGCGGGCGCCGGTTTCTGATTGAGCAGGCCCTGGTGTGGACTGTGGTCGACCAAGCCGGGCATCGTCGAGGGCAAGCCGCAACCTTTTCACACTGGACCTTCCTCTAG
- a CDS encoding DUF1653 domain-containing protein, which yields MIKPGRYRHYKGKDYEVLGVARHSETEEAYVVYRQLYGEGGLWIRPMTMFSESVSVGSELVPRFRRLEEGPV from the coding sequence ATGATCAAACCGGGTCGCTATCGTCACTATAAAGGGAAGGACTACGAAGTGCTGGGCGTCGCCCGGCACTCGGAAACGGAGGAGGCATACGTCGTCTACCGTCAACTCTATGGAGAAGGCGGATTATGGATCAGACCGATGACCATGTTTTCGGAGTCGGTCTCCGTCGGAAGTGAGCTCGTGCCACGATTCCGGCGGCTAGAGGAAGGTCCAGTGTGA
- a CDS encoding FAD-dependent oxidoreductase, translated as MIGGGSAGYAAARTARDAGADVAIVDQGPLGGLCILRGCMPTKTILRSAEIMALMKRAGEFGLTPVSARADLSAIVDRKNRLVQEFADYRIAALRDPRFTLYESRAEFISPHEIRAGALHIRATAFVIATGSRPAEVAIPGLEQAGYLTSDEMLDVRQAPSSLLVLGGGLVAVEFAQFFSRIGTKVIMVQRGATLLSDMDSDVGQALASAFQDEGIEVITGVSFEQVTSSPTGKTVQFQQNGLSHTRSAAVILHALGRRPNLKGLNVEAAGVDLLDGCLVVGSDMRTSQPHIFAVGDVNDLTPIVHLAIQQGETAAFNATHPDAPARVIDHRLDSEMVFTDPQVAIAGLSERQCREQSIPYLTASYPFADHGKAMCLGASHGFVKLLCRPDSGELIGAQIVGPDAAELIHELIAVMYFHGTAQDLLRIPHYHPTLAEIVTYPAESILEQMGLV; from the coding sequence ATTATCGGCGGCGGGTCGGCGGGGTATGCCGCTGCGCGGACGGCGCGCGATGCCGGCGCGGATGTGGCCATCGTCGATCAAGGGCCGCTCGGGGGGCTGTGTATTTTGCGCGGCTGCATGCCGACGAAAACCATTCTCCGGTCGGCCGAAATTATGGCCCTGATGAAACGGGCAGGGGAATTTGGGTTAACTCCGGTCAGCGCACGGGCCGATCTCTCGGCCATCGTCGACCGGAAAAACCGCCTGGTGCAGGAGTTTGCCGACTATCGCATCGCCGCGTTGCGCGACCCTCGATTCACCCTGTATGAGTCGCGCGCCGAATTCATTTCTCCGCATGAGATTCGTGCGGGCGCATTGCACATTCGAGCCACAGCCTTCGTGATTGCCACCGGATCGCGCCCGGCGGAAGTAGCGATTCCCGGATTGGAGCAAGCCGGGTATCTGACCAGCGATGAGATGCTTGATGTACGGCAGGCGCCGTCGTCGTTGCTGGTGTTGGGGGGAGGGCTGGTCGCAGTCGAGTTTGCCCAATTTTTTTCTCGCATCGGCACCAAGGTCATCATGGTGCAGCGTGGCGCCACGCTGCTCTCCGATATGGATTCGGATGTCGGACAGGCGTTAGCGTCTGCCTTTCAGGACGAGGGCATCGAGGTGATTACCGGCGTGTCGTTTGAGCAGGTGACTTCGTCGCCAACCGGTAAGACCGTGCAGTTCCAACAGAACGGTCTTTCCCATACCCGTTCGGCCGCTGTGATCCTTCACGCTCTCGGTCGTCGTCCCAACCTGAAGGGGCTTAATGTGGAGGCGGCTGGGGTCGATCTCCTTGATGGTTGCCTGGTTGTCGGCTCAGATATGCGGACCTCGCAGCCGCATATCTTTGCCGTCGGCGATGTGAACGATCTCACGCCGATTGTGCACTTAGCGATTCAGCAAGGTGAAACCGCTGCCTTCAACGCGACGCATCCTGATGCGCCCGCGCGAGTCATTGATCATCGGTTGGATAGCGAGATGGTCTTTACGGATCCGCAAGTGGCCATTGCCGGTTTGAGTGAGCGCCAGTGCCGTGAACAATCGATTCCTTACCTGACCGCTTCCTATCCGTTTGCCGATCACGGCAAGGCCATGTGTCTCGGGGCGTCTCACGGATTTGTGAAACTGTTGTGTCGCCCGGATAGCGGCGAGCTCATCGGCGCGCAGATTGTAGGGCCTGACGCAGCAGAACTCATCCATGAACTCATTGCCGTCATGTATTTCCACGGGACCGCGCAGGACTTGCTGCGCATTCCGCATTACCATCCGACCCTTGCAGAGATCGTGACCTATCCAGCCGAGTCGATCCTCGAGCAAATGGGACTGGTATGA
- a CDS encoding tetratricopeptide repeat protein, which translates to MRRNVLALACALLLLVAWSCGQQTWEAAMQAGEAAVQRGQYEEAERIYAAAVKKAEEFGVHDRRVAVTLARLAQAYSAQGKYVEAELMYLEALKIYQDVHGENHLDVAAMLNNLGVLHRKHGQFADAQRLLTRALAIKEKLLGTEHLEVALALSNLAALAMAQGEASQASMLLARALAVREKQLGVDHPDVAKTLVDYAAALRKIGRSAEADALETRADEIRAKAKS; encoded by the coding sequence ATGAGGCGGAACGTTCTCGCCCTCGCCTGCGCGCTGTTGCTGTTGGTGGCCTGGTCCTGCGGGCAGCAGACCTGGGAGGCTGCCATGCAGGCCGGTGAGGCGGCGGTGCAGCGGGGACAGTACGAGGAAGCGGAACGGATCTATGCGGCCGCGGTCAAGAAGGCGGAAGAGTTCGGTGTGCATGATCGGCGCGTCGCGGTCACGCTGGCTCGTCTTGCGCAGGCCTACAGCGCGCAGGGGAAATACGTCGAGGCCGAACTGATGTATCTGGAGGCGCTGAAGATTTATCAGGATGTGCATGGCGAGAATCATCTCGATGTGGCCGCGATGCTCAACAACCTCGGGGTGTTGCATCGCAAACACGGACAGTTTGCCGACGCCCAGCGACTATTGACCCGGGCGCTGGCGATCAAAGAGAAATTGCTGGGGACGGAGCATCTGGAAGTTGCGCTGGCGCTGAGCAATTTGGCCGCACTGGCGATGGCTCAAGGTGAGGCTTCCCAGGCGTCGATGTTGCTTGCGCGGGCGTTGGCGGTGAGGGAAAAGCAGTTAGGGGTCGATCATCCCGATGTGGCCAAGACCCTCGTCGACTATGCTGCCGCATTGCGAAAGATCGGCCGGAGCGCTGAGGCGGATGCCCTTGAGACACGAGCAGATGAGATTCGAGCGAAAGCGAAGTCCTGA
- a CDS encoding mechanosensitive ion channel family protein has product MRELLPVIGSSVFFDLSKSILLLLILLLARTILVRWIKGNPTLTIDAKRRWIVTTRNSMVLCLFVGLVVIWAHELEAFAVSLVALAATLVLATKELILCWSGAALRVGGGVYGVGDRIQLGTYRGVVLEYDVFATKLLEIGPGQTSHLYTGRTVVFPNSLLFGNPLIKESPSQEYGLYVLTVPLLSTDNWQAAEQALLSAAKVECAPFMDQMGRQMKLLEQRNLLEAPSPEPRITIQLPEAGRIHLVLRFPAPDRGRSRVEQAILRRYLTSFRP; this is encoded by the coding sequence ATGCGAGAACTGTTGCCGGTGATCGGATCGAGCGTCTTCTTCGATCTGTCGAAGTCCATTCTTCTGCTGCTCATCCTCCTGCTCGCGCGAACCATCCTGGTTCGTTGGATTAAGGGCAATCCCACACTGACCATCGACGCCAAGCGTCGCTGGATTGTGACCACGCGCAATAGCATGGTGCTATGCCTCTTCGTGGGGCTCGTGGTGATTTGGGCACACGAGTTGGAAGCCTTCGCGGTCTCGCTCGTCGCATTGGCGGCCACCTTGGTACTGGCCACAAAGGAGCTGATTCTCTGTTGGAGCGGCGCCGCACTGCGTGTCGGGGGCGGGGTCTATGGAGTCGGGGATCGGATTCAGTTGGGCACGTACCGTGGGGTCGTCCTCGAATACGATGTGTTTGCCACGAAGCTCCTTGAGATCGGTCCCGGACAGACGTCACACCTCTATACGGGCCGAACCGTCGTGTTTCCCAACAGTCTGCTTTTCGGCAATCCTCTCATCAAGGAAAGTCCATCGCAAGAATATGGTCTGTACGTCTTAACGGTTCCGTTGTTGAGCACTGACAATTGGCAGGCCGCCGAACAGGCGCTGCTCAGCGCGGCGAAGGTTGAATGCGCCCCCTTTATGGACCAAATGGGCCGGCAGATGAAACTGCTCGAACAGCGAAATCTTCTGGAGGCTCCATCGCCGGAGCCTCGTATCACCATTCAACTTCCTGAGGCCGGCCGTATTCACCTGGTCCTCCGCTTTCCGGCTCCGGATCGCGGTCGTTCTCGAGTAGAGCAAGCCATCCTCCGTCGCTACCTGACCTCCTTTCGCCCGTAA